TCCATCTGCTTCGGCATCATGGAGCGGCACGGCGGACGAATCGACGTAACCAGCAAGCCGGGGACCGGTACTGCGTTGACCCTGGTCTTTCCGGCAGGAGGTGACGATGACGCCTAACATTCTCGTAGTCGACGACGATCCGGAGTTGCGGGAAAACATCCGCGAGATCCTGGACGATGCAAGCTTCGCAGTGACGGTGGCGGCCAACGGCGAGGATGCCCTCGACTGCCTGAAGCGGCAGGCCTTCGACGTGATCCTGCTCGACCTGATCATGCCCGGGCTGAGCGGAAAGGAGGTGCTTCCCTTGATCAAGCGACAGTCTCCCTCGGCCAAGGTGATCATGATCACCGCCTTTGCCACCATCGAGAATGCGGTGTCGGCGATGCGCAAGGGCGCCGACGACTATCTCACCAAACCGTTCAAGGTCGACGAA
This genomic window from Desulfuromonadales bacterium contains:
- a CDS encoding response regulator; this encodes MTPNILVVDDDPELRENIREILDDASFAVTVAANGEDALDCLKRQAFDVILLDLIMPGLSGKEVLPLIKRQSPSAKVIMITAFATIENAVSAMRKGADDYLTKPFKVDELLTAVRRCLEEARLQKCRSVIDVEDTFNCLANVMRREILLLLAREGKLRFMDIARKLEVEDHTKVNFHLKVLRDARFIEQDARKLYVLSKEGRKVVDCMQVVVNNLSS